The following are from one region of the Planctomonas sp. JC2975 genome:
- a CDS encoding cation:proton antiporter, whose translation MEYALLIIVGILVLVATAAFSKRLGVATPILLVVIGIVYSLIPGAPHLELKPEIVLDVLLPLLLYAAAVQVPLVDFRRNLGGITMLSVVLVVVSAVVIGLVLFALLPQLNLAAAIALGAVVSPTDAVAATAVAKRLGLPARDVTLLEGESLVNDATALVLLKSAIAATAASVSVWSVAGDFARSVIVAVLVGLVVGFITVWVRSKFSEPVLDTVVSFVVPFLAFIPAEALGASGALSVVVAGLYSGHQAARKFTARARISEQLNWRVIAFVIENGVFLIMGGQLMGLVGSAVNHPEIGLAETFALGLLVMVLLLIVRGVIVTPVLLRIRRAARRADDSREYLSVVRDRVRELTRRHHDERAKERMRRTEHNIDRRDADLVDLQKNQVGWRDGVVLTWAGMRGVVTLAAAQSLPQHTPYREQLILIAFVVAILSLVLQGGTLPWIIRITGVLGSDAAADARELASLLDELAEAADEALEDPKLDLENGAEPDPEVIERLRKDIEVMAESTWERAALHEGKAATGPHAQYGMLLQLALDAERAALLEARSKGTYSSRVLGRAQSLLDQEEARLERRADTE comes from the coding sequence ATGGAGTACGCGCTGCTCATCATCGTGGGCATCCTCGTGCTCGTCGCGACCGCAGCCTTCTCGAAGCGGCTCGGCGTTGCGACGCCCATCCTGCTGGTCGTCATCGGCATCGTATACTCGCTCATCCCCGGGGCGCCGCACCTGGAGCTGAAGCCCGAGATCGTGCTCGACGTGCTCCTGCCGCTCCTGTTGTACGCCGCGGCGGTCCAGGTTCCCCTCGTGGACTTCCGACGCAATCTGGGCGGCATCACGATGCTCTCCGTCGTGCTGGTGGTGGTCTCCGCCGTCGTGATCGGCCTCGTTCTCTTCGCGCTCCTTCCGCAGTTGAACCTCGCGGCGGCGATCGCGCTGGGCGCGGTGGTGAGTCCGACAGACGCCGTCGCGGCGACCGCCGTGGCCAAACGCCTCGGACTGCCTGCGCGCGACGTCACGCTGCTCGAGGGCGAGAGCCTCGTCAACGACGCGACAGCGCTGGTGCTCCTGAAATCCGCGATCGCGGCGACCGCGGCATCCGTCAGCGTGTGGAGTGTCGCGGGAGACTTCGCCCGCTCCGTCATCGTGGCGGTGCTCGTCGGGCTCGTCGTGGGCTTCATCACGGTGTGGGTGCGTTCCAAGTTCTCCGAGCCGGTGCTCGACACGGTGGTGTCGTTCGTGGTGCCGTTCCTCGCCTTCATCCCCGCCGAGGCGCTCGGGGCTTCTGGAGCGTTGTCCGTGGTGGTGGCCGGTCTGTACTCGGGGCATCAGGCCGCACGGAAGTTCACGGCCAGAGCGCGGATCAGCGAACAGCTGAACTGGCGCGTGATCGCGTTCGTCATCGAGAACGGCGTGTTCCTGATCATGGGCGGGCAGCTCATGGGGCTCGTCGGCTCGGCGGTCAACCATCCCGAGATCGGATTGGCCGAGACCTTCGCACTGGGCCTGCTCGTGATGGTGCTCCTGCTGATCGTGCGCGGCGTGATCGTGACGCCCGTGCTGTTGCGCATCCGTCGTGCGGCGCGAAGGGCCGACGACAGCCGCGAATACCTGTCGGTCGTACGCGACCGCGTGCGGGAACTCACCAGACGGCACCATGACGAGCGCGCCAAGGAGCGGATGCGTCGCACGGAGCACAACATCGACCGGCGCGACGCCGACCTCGTCGACCTGCAGAAGAACCAAGTCGGCTGGCGGGACGGTGTGGTGCTCACCTGGGCGGGCATGAGAGGTGTCGTGACGCTGGCGGCCGCCCAGTCCCTTCCTCAGCACACTCCCTACCGCGAGCAGCTGATCCTCATCGCGTTCGTCGTGGCGATCCTGTCTCTCGTGCTGCAGGGCGGGACGTTGCCGTGGATCATCCGGATCACCGGCGTGCTCGGATCCGATGCGGCGGCGGACGCCCGGGAGCTCGCCTCTCTGCTGGACGAGCTGGCCGAGGCAGCCGATGAGGCGTTGGAGGATCCGAAGCTCGATCTGGAGAACGGAGCCGAACCGGATCCGGAAGTGATCGAACGGCTGCGCAAGGACATCGAGGTGATGGCGGAGTCCACATGGGAGCGCGCGGCCCTGCACGAGGGCAAGGCGGCGACGGGGCCGCACGCCCAGTACGGAATGCTCCTGCAGCTGGCACTCGACGCTGAGCGGGCAGCGCTTCTCGAGGCGCGATCGAAGGGAACGTACTCGTCGCGTGTGCTGGGACGGGCGCAGAGCCTGCTGGACCAGGAGGAAGCACGGCTCGAGCGCCGCGCGGACACGGAGTGA
- a CDS encoding DivIVA domain-containing protein, translating to MANFPTVKRSKRGYDPEEVDRFLRLARRAYEGDPDVPLTAEDIRRTGFALQRGGYEPGVVDGALERLEDAFASRERVQARQALGDRQWLDDARGTAQVILNRLGRPDAQKFQHASIFTIGYNKREVDRFAKRLVRYFRDGMPMSVDEVRTVVFRQQRNGYREAQVDLLLDSVVDVMLAVR from the coding sequence GTGGCGAATTTTCCGACCGTCAAGCGCAGCAAGCGCGGATACGACCCCGAGGAGGTCGACCGCTTCCTGCGGCTGGCCAGGCGCGCCTACGAGGGCGATCCCGACGTGCCGTTGACGGCGGAGGACATCCGTCGTACCGGCTTCGCGCTCCAGCGCGGCGGCTACGAGCCCGGTGTGGTCGACGGAGCGCTGGAGCGACTCGAGGATGCCTTCGCCTCCAGGGAGCGCGTACAGGCCAGGCAGGCGCTCGGGGACCGTCAGTGGCTGGACGACGCGCGCGGCACGGCGCAGGTCATCCTGAACCGTCTCGGACGGCCCGATGCGCAGAAGTTCCAGCACGCGAGCATCTTCACCATCGGATACAACAAGCGCGAGGTCGACCGGTTCGCCAAGCGTCTCGTCCGCTACTTCCGGGACGGCATGCCGATGTCGGTCGACGAGGTGCGCACGGTGGTCTTCCGGCAGCAGCGCAACGGCTATCGAGAGGCGCAGGTCGATCTGCTGCTGGACAGCGTCGTCGACGTGATGCTCGCCGTCCGGTGA
- a CDS encoding lytic transglycosylase domain-containing protein, whose product MAFTAAIGFFLVNIVDPYSGATASPDFASARSRFLDQPVQKLAVSGKYADGTVSADTFGSKAAPKATVTTSSSSGSSAPAAGTPDPGSAQAYAQGVLASQGMGADQFNCLVALWNRESHWNIYAYNSSTGAYGIPQALPGSKMASAGADWATSFVTQVNWGLGYVDGRYGTPCGAWSHSESTGWY is encoded by the coding sequence GTGGCATTCACCGCGGCCATCGGATTCTTCCTGGTGAACATCGTCGATCCGTACTCCGGCGCGACGGCGTCTCCTGATTTCGCGTCGGCCCGTTCCCGGTTCCTCGACCAGCCGGTGCAGAAGTTGGCTGTTTCGGGAAAGTACGCCGACGGGACCGTGAGCGCTGACACGTTCGGATCCAAGGCCGCACCGAAGGCAACGGTCACCACGAGCAGCTCGTCGGGATCGTCCGCACCCGCAGCGGGCACACCGGATCCTGGCAGCGCTCAGGCCTACGCCCAGGGTGTGCTGGCGTCGCAGGGGATGGGCGCCGATCAGTTCAACTGCCTCGTTGCGCTGTGGAATCGCGAGTCGCACTGGAACATCTACGCGTACAACTCCAGCACCGGGGCGTACGGCATCCCGCAGGCGCTGCCGGGCAGCAAGATGGCGTCGGCGGGAGCCGACTGGGCGACCAGCTTCGTGACTCAGGTCAACTGGGGTCTCGGCTACGTCGACGGGCGTTACGGCACCCCGTGCGGCGCGTGGTCGCACTCGGAGTCGACGGGCTGGTACTGA